The following coding sequences are from one Streptomyces sp. NBC_00536 window:
- a CDS encoding phosphatase domain-containing protein, with product MSAHTNGRPLAVFDIDGTLSDTAHRQHFLERRPRDWDGFFGAAQDDPPLAKGVAMAVGSAADCEVVYLTGRPERCRADTLEWLARHGLPEGRVWMRGDQDRRPARTTKLEVLRRIARGREVRMLVDDDELVCQAVRAAGFRVVRADWAADAPELREAQEGEGRT from the coding sequence ATGAGCGCACACACGAACGGCCGGCCGCTGGCCGTCTTCGACATCGACGGGACCCTCTCCGACACCGCGCACCGCCAGCACTTCCTGGAGCGCCGGCCCCGGGACTGGGACGGCTTCTTCGGTGCGGCCCAGGACGACCCGCCGCTCGCCAAGGGCGTGGCGATGGCGGTCGGGAGCGCCGCCGACTGCGAGGTGGTCTACCTGACCGGGCGGCCGGAGCGGTGCCGCGCGGACACCCTGGAGTGGCTGGCGCGGCACGGGCTGCCCGAGGGGCGGGTGTGGATGCGCGGCGACCAGGACCGGCGCCCGGCCCGGACGACCAAGCTGGAGGTGCTCCGCCGGATCGCCCGGGGCCGGGAGGTGCGGATGCTCGTGGACGACGACGAGCTGGTCTGCCAGGCGGTGCGCGCCGCGGGGTTCCGCGTCGTACGGGCGGACTGGGCGGCGGACGCGCCGGAGCTGCGCGAGGCTCAGGAGGGCGAGGGGCGCACCTGA
- a CDS encoding dodecin: protein MSNHTYRVTEIVGTSTESIDQAIRNGIARAGQTVRNLDWFEVSQVRGHIENGEVAHFQVGLKVGFRLDGED, encoded by the coding sequence ATGTCCAACCACACCTACCGCGTGACCGAGATCGTCGGAACCTCCACCGAGAGCATCGACCAGGCCATCCGCAACGGCATCGCCCGCGCGGGCCAGACCGTCAGGAACCTGGACTGGTTCGAGGTCTCCCAGGTCCGCGGGCACATCGAGAACGGCGAGGTCGCGCACTTCCAGGTGGGGCTCAAGGTGGGCTTCCGCCTCGACGGCGAGGACTGA
- a CDS encoding extracellular solute-binding protein: protein MKMRFLAVCTALVAATALTGCSALGSSDGGPQKVTLWLMKGSASDGFIKKFTDAYEKDHPGVDLDIKIQEWTGIGDKVNAVLKGKGKEKADVIEVGNTQVAQYIETGGLSELTLEGLREWGSKDWLKGLADPGSVNGAQYGVPWYAANRVVIYNKDMFTSAGIKTPPKNRAEWISTTQKLDKGAQQGIYLPGQNWYVLSGFIWDEGGDLAVETGGQWIGTLDTGEALAGMDFYKQLQALGDGPKSADEESPSQAEVFARGQIAQIIAPPGQAAQIEELNPALKGKLGFFSIPGKTSEKPGAVFTGGSDLIIPDHTADRKAAVDVITALVSEKWQTELAREMSYVPNKTTLAHVVEGNDGATAMAPGAAQGRATPKSARWAEVEAKNPMKPYMTAVLSGQDPKEAAKTASEALSKILSSDR from the coding sequence GTGAAAATGCGTTTCCTCGCCGTGTGCACCGCCCTCGTGGCCGCCACCGCACTGACCGGCTGCAGTGCGCTCGGCAGCTCGGACGGCGGGCCCCAGAAGGTCACGCTGTGGCTCATGAAGGGCAGCGCCTCGGATGGCTTCATCAAGAAGTTCACCGACGCCTACGAGAAGGACCACCCCGGGGTCGACCTCGACATCAAGATCCAGGAGTGGACGGGCATCGGCGACAAGGTCAACGCCGTGCTCAAGGGCAAGGGCAAGGAGAAGGCCGACGTCATCGAGGTCGGCAACACCCAGGTCGCGCAGTACATCGAGACCGGCGGCCTGTCCGAACTCACCCTGGAGGGCCTGCGCGAGTGGGGCAGCAAGGACTGGCTCAAGGGCCTGGCCGACCCCGGCAGCGTGAACGGCGCCCAGTACGGCGTCCCCTGGTACGCGGCCAACCGGGTGGTGATCTACAACAAGGACATGTTCACCAGCGCCGGGATCAAGACGCCCCCGAAGAACCGCGCGGAGTGGATCTCCACCACCCAGAAGCTCGACAAGGGCGCCCAGCAGGGCATCTACCTGCCGGGCCAGAACTGGTACGTGCTGTCCGGGTTCATCTGGGACGAGGGCGGCGACCTCGCCGTCGAGACCGGCGGCCAGTGGATCGGCACCCTCGACACCGGTGAGGCCCTGGCCGGCATGGACTTCTACAAGCAGCTCCAGGCGCTGGGCGACGGCCCCAAGAGCGCCGACGAGGAGAGCCCCTCGCAGGCCGAGGTCTTCGCGCGCGGCCAGATCGCGCAGATCATCGCCCCGCCCGGGCAGGCCGCGCAGATCGAGGAGCTGAACCCGGCCCTCAAGGGCAAGCTCGGCTTCTTCTCGATACCCGGGAAGACCAGCGAGAAGCCCGGAGCCGTCTTCACCGGCGGCTCCGACCTGATCATCCCGGACCACACCGCCGACCGGAAGGCCGCCGTGGACGTGATCACGGCCCTGGTCAGCGAGAAGTGGCAGACCGAACTGGCCCGCGAGATGAGCTACGTCCCCAACAAGACCACCCTCGCGCACGTCGTCGAGGGCAACGACGGCGCCACCGCGATGGCTCCGGGAGCCGCCCAGGGACGGGCCACCCCGAAGTCCGCCCGCTGGGCCGAGGTCGAGGCCAAGAACCCCATGAAGCCCTACATGACGGCCGTCCTGTCCGGTCAGGACCCGAAGGAAGCCGCGAAGACGGCCTCCGAGGCCCTCAGTAAGATCCTCAGCTCCGACCGCTGA
- a CDS encoding GNAT family N-acetyltransferase gives MTIAPLSPADLTTLPVAPRPARPQAVPALPAPRYAVRLARDEDEVRAAQRLRHQVFAGELGARLDGPEPGLDADAFDAYCDHLLVVEEETEQVVGTYRLLPPERAAVAGRLYSEGEFDLSALAPIRPDLVEVGRSCVHPDHRNGAVIALIWAGLARYMDRSGHNWLAGCCSVPLADGGVLAAATRENVLTRSLAPEEYRVTPHRPWSPEGITFPDRVELPPLLRGYLRLGAWVCGEPALDAEFGVADLYVLLSLRRTNPRYLRHFLSLAPGA, from the coding sequence ATGACCATCGCCCCCCTTTCCCCCGCCGACCTCACCACCCTCCCCGTGGCCCCGCGCCCCGCACGCCCGCAGGCCGTCCCCGCCCTCCCCGCGCCCCGCTACGCCGTCCGCCTGGCCCGTGACGAGGACGAGGTGCGCGCCGCCCAGCGGCTGCGCCACCAGGTCTTCGCGGGCGAGCTCGGCGCCCGCCTCGACGGCCCCGAGCCGGGCCTCGACGCCGACGCCTTCGACGCCTACTGCGACCACCTCCTCGTCGTCGAGGAGGAGACCGAGCAGGTCGTCGGCACCTACCGGCTGCTGCCCCCGGAGCGCGCAGCGGTCGCGGGGCGGCTCTACTCCGAGGGTGAGTTCGACCTCTCCGCCCTCGCGCCCATCCGGCCCGACCTGGTCGAGGTCGGCCGCTCCTGCGTCCACCCCGACCACCGCAACGGCGCGGTCATCGCCCTGATCTGGGCCGGGCTGGCCCGCTACATGGACCGCTCCGGGCACAACTGGCTGGCCGGGTGCTGCTCCGTCCCGCTCGCCGACGGCGGGGTCCTCGCCGCCGCCACCCGGGAGAACGTCCTCACCCGCAGCCTCGCCCCCGAGGAGTACCGGGTCACCCCGCACCGCCCCTGGAGCCCCGAGGGCATCACCTTCCCCGACCGCGTCGAGCTGCCGCCGCTGCTGCGCGGCTACCTGCGGCTGGGGGCCTGGGTGTGCGGGGAGCCCGCGCTCGACGCCGAGTTCGGCGTCGCCGACCTCTACGTCCTGCTCTCGCTGCGCCGCACCAACCCGCGCTACCTCCGGCACTTCCTCTCGCTCGCCCCCGGCGCATGA
- the egtD gene encoding L-histidine N(alpha)-methyltransferase yields MGGFRLTRTLDENAAEAALRADVREGLTASPKSLPPKWFYDSRGSELFEEITRLPEYYPTRAEREILLERAGEIAAVSGARTLVELGSGSSEKTRHLIEALPALDTYVPVDVSESALRGAAGVLLADRPRLRVHALVADFTRPLALPPSPGPRLVVFLGGTIGNLRPAERAAFLASVRAMLSPGDALLMGTDLVKDEAVLVAAYDDAQGVTAEFNRNVLAVIDRELGADFHTADFAHVAVWNREDEWMEMRLRARTDAVVKIRALDLVVPFAAGEEILTEISAKFRQEGVRGELASAGLELTQWWTDRAGRFAVSLSVAAATAEDQVRGAGEVRGAGMPFNGSEPDATAA; encoded by the coding sequence ATGGGCGGCTTCCGGTTGACCCGGACCCTCGACGAGAACGCGGCGGAGGCGGCGCTGCGCGCCGATGTGCGCGAGGGACTGACCGCGTCCCCCAAATCGCTGCCGCCCAAGTGGTTCTACGACAGCCGGGGCAGTGAACTCTTCGAGGAGATCACCCGGTTGCCCGAGTACTACCCGACGCGCGCGGAGCGGGAGATCCTGCTGGAACGGGCGGGCGAGATCGCGGCGGTCAGCGGCGCCCGGACCCTGGTGGAGCTGGGTTCGGGGTCCTCGGAGAAGACCCGGCACCTGATCGAGGCACTGCCCGCGCTGGACACGTACGTCCCGGTGGACGTGAGCGAGAGCGCGCTGCGGGGCGCGGCCGGGGTGCTGCTGGCGGACCGGCCGCGGCTGCGGGTCCACGCGCTGGTGGCGGACTTCACCCGGCCGCTGGCGTTGCCGCCGTCGCCGGGGCCGCGGCTGGTGGTGTTCCTGGGCGGGACGATCGGGAACCTGCGGCCCGCCGAGCGGGCCGCCTTCCTGGCGTCCGTACGGGCGATGCTCTCGCCGGGGGACGCGCTGCTGATGGGGACCGACCTGGTCAAGGACGAGGCGGTGCTGGTGGCGGCGTACGACGACGCGCAGGGGGTGACGGCCGAGTTCAACCGGAACGTACTGGCCGTCATCGACCGGGAGTTGGGCGCGGACTTCCACACCGCCGATTTCGCGCACGTGGCGGTGTGGAACCGGGAGGACGAGTGGATGGAGATGCGGCTGCGCGCCCGGACGGACGCCGTGGTGAAGATCCGGGCGCTGGACCTGGTGGTGCCGTTCGCGGCGGGTGAGGAGATCCTGACCGAGATCTCCGCGAAGTTCCGTCAGGAGGGGGTGCGCGGTGAACTGGCGTCCGCCGGACTCGAACTGACCCAGTGGTGGACGGACCGGGCGGGCCGGTTCGCGGTGTCCCTGTCCGTCGCCGCGGCCACGGCGGAGGACCAGGTGCGCGGCGCCGGGGAGGTGCGGGGCGCCGGGATGCCGTTCAACGGTTCGGAGCCGGACGCGACGGCCGCCTGA
- the egtC gene encoding ergothioneine biosynthesis protein EgtC → MCRHIAWLGPVVPLGRLLTEPDHSLVRQSWEPRRQRFGTVNADGFGMGWYAEGDPIPARYRRAGPVWGDASFSDLARVVRSGAALAAVRDATLSGADGEAAAAPFASGPWLFSHNGAVRDWPDAAAGPAAALAPLELLQLAARSDSALVWALVLRVLRAGGSLGEALTGPVYELAAASPGSRLNLLLTDGHAIAATAWGDSLWYLADDRAGRTVVASEPYDDDPRWCEVPDRTLLTASRTRVDLTPLKETQ, encoded by the coding sequence ATGTGCCGTCACATCGCATGGCTGGGACCGGTGGTGCCGCTCGGCAGACTGCTCACCGAACCGGATCACTCGCTGGTGCGCCAGTCCTGGGAGCCCCGCCGCCAGCGCTTCGGGACGGTCAACGCCGATGGTTTCGGAATGGGCTGGTATGCGGAGGGGGACCCTATACCGGCCCGCTACCGCAGGGCGGGCCCGGTGTGGGGCGACGCCTCCTTCAGCGATCTCGCGCGGGTGGTGCGCAGCGGGGCCGCGCTGGCCGCCGTCCGCGACGCGACCCTGAGCGGCGCCGACGGGGAGGCCGCGGCCGCGCCCTTCGCGTCCGGACCCTGGCTGTTCAGCCACAACGGCGCGGTGCGGGACTGGCCCGATGCGGCCGCCGGGCCCGCCGCCGCGCTGGCGCCGCTGGAGCTGCTCCAGCTGGCCGCCCGCTCCGATTCAGCGCTGGTGTGGGCGCTCGTACTGCGCGTGCTGCGGGCGGGCGGGAGCCTGGGCGAGGCGCTGACCGGCCCGGTGTACGAGCTGGCGGCGGCCTCGCCCGGGTCCCGGCTGAACCTGCTGCTCACCGACGGCCACGCGATCGCGGCGACGGCCTGGGGCGATTCGCTGTGGTACCTGGCGGACGACCGGGCGGGGCGCACGGTCGTCGCGTCCGAGCCCTACGACGACGACCCCCGCTGGTGCGAGGTCCCCGACCGGACGCTGCTGACCGCTTCCCGTACGCGCGTCGACCTGACCCCACTCAAGGAGACCCAGTGA
- the egtB gene encoding ergothioneine biosynthesis protein EgtB, with protein MSAETDRAPQAPPGDLRERAAAALTAARVRTAGLTDPVTDADLTAQHSPLMSPLVWDLAHIGNQEELWLLRRVAGREPLLPGIDPLYDAFAHPRAERPALPLLGPAEARGYSARVRDRVFDLLERTPFEGSALLDDGFAFGMIAQHEQQHDETMLITHQLRPGSPVLTAPEPEPPSGPPPPAAEVLVPGGPFTMGTSTEPWALDNERPAHTRDTGPFWIDTVPVTNARFRAFMADGGYGEARWWAAEGWEQIRRHGIEAPLFWYREAGQWLRRRFGVVEPVPDDEPVLHVSWYEADAYARWAGRRLPTEAEWEKAARHDPAAGRSTRYPWGDADPTPAHANLGQRHLRPAAAGSYPAGASALGVRQLIGDVWEWTSSDFLPYPGFRAFPYREYSEVFFGPEHKVLRGGSFAVDPVACRGTFRNWDLPVRRQIFAGFRTARDI; from the coding sequence GTGAGCGCCGAAACCGACCGGGCGCCCCAGGCGCCGCCCGGGGACCTGCGCGAACGGGCGGCCGCCGCGCTGACCGCCGCCCGGGTCCGGACCGCCGGGCTGACCGACCCGGTGACCGACGCCGACCTGACCGCGCAGCACTCGCCGCTGATGTCCCCGCTGGTGTGGGACCTCGCGCACATCGGCAACCAGGAAGAGCTGTGGCTGCTGCGCCGGGTCGCCGGCCGGGAGCCGCTCCTTCCCGGGATCGACCCGCTCTACGACGCGTTCGCGCATCCCCGCGCGGAGCGGCCCGCCCTGCCGCTGCTGGGCCCCGCCGAGGCGCGCGGCTACAGCGCGCGGGTGCGGGACCGGGTGTTCGACCTGCTGGAGCGGACCCCGTTCGAAGGCTCCGCGCTGCTCGACGACGGCTTCGCCTTCGGGATGATCGCGCAGCACGAACAGCAGCACGACGAAACGATGCTGATCACCCATCAGCTGCGGCCGGGCAGCCCGGTGCTGACCGCCCCGGAGCCGGAACCGCCGAGCGGGCCTCCGCCGCCGGCCGCCGAAGTCCTGGTTCCCGGCGGGCCGTTCACCATGGGCACCTCCACCGAGCCGTGGGCACTGGACAACGAGCGTCCCGCGCACACGCGGGACACCGGGCCCTTCTGGATCGACACGGTCCCGGTCACCAACGCCCGGTTCCGCGCCTTCATGGCGGACGGCGGCTACGGCGAGGCCCGCTGGTGGGCGGCCGAGGGCTGGGAGCAGATCCGCCGCCACGGGATCGAGGCCCCGCTGTTCTGGTACCGGGAGGCGGGCCAGTGGCTGCGCCGCCGCTTCGGCGTGGTGGAGCCGGTGCCCGACGACGAGCCGGTGCTGCACGTCAGCTGGTACGAGGCGGACGCGTACGCCCGCTGGGCCGGGCGGCGGCTGCCCACCGAGGCCGAGTGGGAGAAGGCGGCCCGCCACGACCCGGCGGCCGGCCGGTCCACCCGCTACCCGTGGGGCGACGCCGATCCCACGCCCGCGCACGCCAATCTCGGCCAGCGCCACCTGCGCCCGGCCGCCGCGGGCAGCTACCCGGCCGGGGCGTCCGCGCTCGGCGTGCGCCAGCTGATCGGCGACGTGTGGGAGTGGACGTCGAGCGATTTCCTGCCCTACCCGGGGTTCCGGGCGTTCCCCTACCGCGAGTATTCCGAGGTGTTCTTCGGTCCGGAGCACAAGGTGCTGCGCGGCGGCTCGTTCGCCGTGGATCCGGTGGCCTGCCGGGGCACCTTCCGCAACTGGGACCTGCCGGTGCGCCGCCAGATCTTCGCCGGTTTCCGCACCGCGAGGGACATCTGA
- the egtA gene encoding ergothioneine biosynthesis glutamate--cysteine ligase EgtA, translating to MPQDSPMAHVREHPPERPPGCPPGHPAEHPAHPLTETAAEDLVRGICFKTGPPRLVGAELEWLLLDAEDPARPLPPARLTAAHDAAAALPLRSRFTVEPGGQLELSSPPATSLMGCVGDLQTDLTAVRAALGAQGVVLDGLGHDLRLPLRRLLDSPRYTAMETYFDRTGPAGRAMMRASASVQVCVDAGHEEPGPLGYGRRWRFAHLLGAVLVSAFANSPAPSGPYAGWRCSRQGVWSDLDTARALAPPLDADPREAWTRHALDTTVMCVRPPGPDHEKAAGAWEVPRGLSFRGWLRGAGPRPPTAADLDYHLTTLFPPVRPRGHLELRMIDAQPGPDGWLVPVAVVHALFDDPEAAETAYRVAKGLADSYGPRPAPRNPLWRSAARFGPRDPELRAAARACFRAAAEALPRLGADTRVRDAVGEFTDRFVRRGRCPADEAEEARTRSGATMASPAPAPAPSPAPALDRKEARP from the coding sequence ATGCCCCAGGACTCACCCATGGCACACGTCCGCGAGCATCCCCCCGAACGTCCCCCGGGATGTCCCCCCGGGCATCCCGCGGAGCACCCCGCGCACCCGCTCACCGAGACCGCCGCCGAGGACCTCGTACGCGGCATCTGTTTCAAGACGGGCCCGCCCCGGCTGGTCGGTGCCGAACTGGAATGGCTGCTGCTGGACGCGGAGGACCCCGCCCGACCGCTGCCGCCCGCCCGGCTCACCGCCGCGCACGACGCGGCGGCCGCCCTGCCCCTGCGGTCCCGGTTCACCGTCGAACCCGGCGGCCAGCTCGAACTCAGCTCGCCGCCCGCCACCTCCCTGATGGGGTGCGTCGGCGACCTCCAGACCGATCTGACGGCCGTACGCGCCGCCCTCGGCGCCCAGGGCGTCGTACTCGACGGTCTCGGGCACGATCTGCGCCTGCCGCTGCGGCGGCTGCTGGACAGCCCGCGCTACACCGCGATGGAGACCTACTTCGACCGCACCGGACCGGCCGGACGGGCCATGATGCGCGCGTCCGCCTCCGTACAGGTCTGTGTCGACGCCGGCCATGAGGAGCCCGGGCCGCTCGGGTACGGCAGGCGCTGGCGGTTCGCGCACCTGCTGGGCGCCGTGCTGGTGTCGGCCTTCGCCAACTCCCCCGCCCCCAGCGGCCCGTACGCGGGCTGGCGGTGTTCCCGCCAGGGCGTCTGGAGCGACCTCGACACGGCGCGCGCCCTCGCCCCGCCGCTGGACGCCGACCCGCGCGAGGCCTGGACCCGGCACGCGCTCGACACCACGGTGATGTGCGTACGGCCACCGGGTCCGGACCACGAGAAGGCGGCCGGGGCCTGGGAGGTCCCCCGGGGCCTGAGCTTCCGCGGGTGGCTGCGCGGCGCCGGGCCCCGGCCGCCGACCGCCGCGGACCTCGACTACCACCTCACCACCCTGTTCCCGCCGGTCCGGCCGCGCGGGCACTTGGAGCTGCGGATGATCGACGCGCAGCCGGGTCCGGACGGCTGGCTGGTCCCGGTGGCCGTGGTGCACGCCCTGTTCGACGATCCGGAGGCCGCGGAGACGGCGTACCGCGTGGCGAAGGGGCTCGCCGATTCCTACGGCCCGCGGCCCGCGCCGCGCAATCCGCTCTGGCGCTCGGCCGCCCGGTTCGGGCCGCGCGACCCGGAGCTGCGCGCCGCCGCCCGCGCCTGCTTCCGGGCGGCGGCCGAGGCGCTGCCGCGCCTCGGGGCGGACACCCGGGTGCGGGACGCCGTGGGCGAGTTCACCGACCGGTTCGTGCGGCGCGGCCGCTGCCCCGCCGACGAGGCCGAGGAGGCGCGCACCCGGTCCGGCGCCACGATGGCGTCCCCGGCACCCGCCCCGGCTCCATCTCCAGCTCCCGCCCTTGACCGGAAGGAGGCGCGCCCGTGA
- a CDS encoding TIGR02452 family protein, which produces MSSRLRAIALENAQIVTAGGYRSRSGREVPLAAAVAEAKAGTRIYGPNPLIPGEPEGTGSRATVFEVTGESSTVAARRLAADGPVAVLSFASARNPGGGYVRGAKAQEEALCRASALYETLLEAREYYEVHRAERSTFYTDRVIHSPGVPVFRDDRGDLLEEPFRAGFLTSPAPNAGTIRRQEPERAREIPAALARRAERVLEVAALHDYPRLVLGAWGCGVFMNDPAEVAEAFRALLTGRFAGVFDRVAFGILDRAPGPRRAFEAAFPG; this is translated from the coding sequence ATGAGCAGTAGATTGCGGGCCATCGCGCTCGAAAACGCGCAGATCGTGACGGCCGGGGGATATCGGTCGAGGTCGGGACGGGAGGTTCCGCTCGCCGCCGCCGTGGCGGAGGCCAAGGCAGGAACCAGGATATATGGCCCCAATCCACTCATTCCAGGCGAACCGGAGGGCACGGGGAGCCGGGCGACCGTGTTCGAGGTGACCGGCGAGAGCAGCACCGTCGCCGCCCGCAGGCTCGCCGCCGACGGCCCGGTCGCGGTCCTCAGCTTCGCCTCGGCCCGCAATCCCGGGGGCGGTTACGTCCGCGGGGCCAAGGCCCAGGAGGAAGCCCTGTGCCGCGCCTCCGCCCTCTACGAGACCCTGCTGGAGGCGCGCGAGTACTACGAGGTCCACCGCGCCGAGCGGAGCACCTTCTACACCGACCGGGTGATTCACTCGCCCGGTGTCCCCGTCTTCCGCGACGACCGCGGTGACCTCCTGGAGGAACCCTTCCGCGCGGGCTTCCTGACCTCCCCGGCGCCCAACGCGGGCACGATCCGGCGCCAGGAACCCGAGCGGGCCCGCGAGATCCCGGCGGCGCTGGCCCGGCGGGCGGAGCGGGTCCTGGAGGTGGCGGCCCTGCACGACTACCCGCGCCTGGTGCTGGGGGCGTGGGGGTGCGGGGTGTTCATGAACGACCCGGCCGAGGTCGCCGAGGCCTTCCGGGCCCTGCTGACGGGCCGCTTCGCGGGGGTCTTCGACCGGGTGGCGTTCGGAATCCTGGACCGCGCCCCCGGCCCCCGCCGCGCCTTCGAGGCGGCCTTCCCGGGCTGA
- a CDS encoding type II toxin-antitoxin system PemK/MazF family toxin: MTALSHHSNGHVEQPGRDGSGATAEVDPHAIGPVRTSYAPDHDGDPDPGEIVWTFVPFEENDGRGKDRPVLVVARETGRGTVLAVQLSSKRHDHDREWVPIGTGPWDGAGRESWVDVDRVLRVHEDGMRREACALDRGRFQLVVDRLRERYGWS; the protein is encoded by the coding sequence ATGACGGCACTTTCACACCACAGCAACGGTCACGTCGAGCAACCAGGCCGCGACGGCTCCGGCGCCACCGCCGAGGTCGATCCGCACGCCATCGGGCCCGTCCGCACCTCGTACGCCCCGGACCACGACGGGGACCCGGATCCCGGCGAGATCGTGTGGACCTTCGTTCCGTTCGAGGAGAACGACGGGCGGGGCAAGGACCGCCCCGTCCTGGTCGTGGCCCGCGAGACCGGGCGCGGCACCGTGCTCGCGGTCCAGCTCTCCAGCAAGCGGCACGACCACGACCGCGAGTGGGTCCCGATCGGCACCGGCCCCTGGGACGGTGCCGGGCGGGAGTCCTGGGTGGACGTGGACCGGGTGCTGCGGGTGCACGAGGACGGCATGCGGCGCGAGGCCTGCGCCCTGGACCGGGGCCGCTTCCAGCTGGTCGTGGACCGCCTGCGCGAGCGGTACGGCTGGAGTTAG
- a CDS encoding helix-turn-helix transcriptional regulator, whose protein sequence is MTGSPAESTGLRTDAHHEHLAALQAWQLLRPAPEGDAWEPVSPHHAIATLLGPREEELRAAHVQLKIHQEQAAALRATLEALPLPRAHDGPSSAEVLELLPDVHAARNAISSCVADCRTDVVSFQPGGGRPAEILADALPRDLAMLDRGIEIRCIYQHPARFHQPTQDYVRTAAAAGSQIRTLDELFGQMIIVDRRVAFIPDHARPRGAVVIRQPSAVAFLYDAFQQSWNRATPYLSGPAAARTVTEEIKRTVAVLLADGIKDEVIARRLGLSLRTCRRHISELMDQLGARSRTQAGVLIHAHGLHLSAAAAQTPPTDGTAARNPAPTGPAPLTSPE, encoded by the coding sequence TTGACCGGATCACCGGCGGAATCCACCGGATTACGCACCGACGCCCACCACGAGCACCTGGCCGCACTCCAGGCGTGGCAGCTCTTGCGCCCCGCCCCCGAAGGGGACGCCTGGGAACCGGTCAGCCCCCACCACGCCATCGCCACCCTCCTCGGCCCTCGGGAGGAAGAACTACGCGCGGCGCACGTGCAGTTGAAGATCCATCAGGAGCAGGCCGCCGCACTGCGCGCCACCCTTGAGGCACTCCCGCTCCCCCGCGCCCACGACGGACCGTCGTCCGCGGAGGTGCTGGAACTCCTGCCCGACGTGCACGCCGCCCGCAACGCCATCAGTTCCTGCGTCGCCGACTGCCGCACGGACGTCGTCTCCTTCCAGCCCGGCGGCGGCCGGCCCGCCGAGATCCTCGCCGACGCGCTGCCCCGCGACCTGGCCATGCTCGACCGCGGCATCGAGATCCGGTGCATCTACCAGCACCCGGCCCGCTTCCACCAGCCCACCCAGGACTATGTCCGCACCGCCGCGGCGGCCGGATCGCAGATCCGCACCCTCGACGAGCTCTTCGGCCAGATGATCATCGTGGACCGGCGGGTCGCGTTCATCCCCGACCACGCGCGCCCCCGCGGAGCCGTGGTCATCCGCCAGCCCTCCGCCGTCGCCTTCCTCTACGACGCCTTCCAGCAGTCCTGGAACCGGGCGACCCCCTACCTCAGCGGCCCGGCCGCGGCCCGTACCGTGACCGAGGAGATCAAACGCACGGTCGCCGTCCTGCTCGCCGACGGCATCAAGGACGAGGTCATCGCCCGCCGCCTGGGCCTGTCCCTGCGCACCTGCCGCCGCCACATCTCCGAACTCATGGACCAGCTCGGGGCCCGTAGCCGCACCCAGGCCGGTGTCCTCATCCACGCCCACGGCCTGCACCTCTCCGCGGCCGCCGCGCAGACGCCCCCCACCGACGGGACGGCCGCGCGAAATCCCGCGCCCACCGGTCCCGCACCGCTAACCTCACCCGAATGA